The nucleotide window CGGCGGCGATGAGCGGCGGGGCCGAggcgggggctggggccggggccgAGGCCGGGCGGAGGGTCCACATCGTGGTGGAGTATTGGTGAGCGCCGGGCCCGGCCTCCTGCCCCCGGTGCCGCTCCGCcgccgggggtggggggagggaggtcaCGGCGGCGGCGATAAACCGGATGAATGGAGGGGGGGCGAGTGAGCCTCCGGCGGCGTGTGGGAAgcggaggggctgggggataCTGGGGTGCCAGGGGTAGAAACTGGGGGAAGGGGGACGGGGAGGGATTTCAGGTaggtgagggctgggagggTGAGGAAGGGGCTACAGGGGGGGAGGTCTGCAGAGTGTGGGGGAGTTGGGGTGATGAGGAGTGGGTGGGTGAGAGGGGAATGGGGTATGGGGGGGATGGGGGCGTGTAGAGGGCTGAGGAgcgcaggagctgggggcttgtgaggagcagcagggggctgggggggctggggaagggtcactGATGGGGGGCTCTGGAGATTTTGGGGGCGCAGGAGACGGAAGGGTTGGGTGGGGGGTGCCTGGGCCAGGGGTGCTGGCCCCACgccacagctctcagctgctcctccccacacccAGCGAGCCCTGCGGCTTCGAGGCCACCTACCAGGAGCTGGCAAGCGCTGTGAAGGAGGAGTACCCCGACATCGAGATcgagtccaggctggggggcacaggTGAGGGTCCCTGCCGTGCCCAGTGCCATGCCAGGgtcactgcagctgagctgaccccagcctgcacccccccccccccagggctgggtgaaACCTTGCTGTGGGGCTAAGGGTTGTGCCCCACTTGTgggtggcaggggctgctcctcaccagggcTCTTCTGGGGTGCAGAGCCTGAGggtgtgccaggagcagggcaggactcccccaggcagctctctgtgggtgctctgccagcctgctcctcagGGTGCGCTCTGGGGGTACCACCGGGGGGATTCTGCCGCCTGCACGCTTGTGCCGGGGCTTGGGGTGGCTGCAGGCCGGGTGTGGGGCTTGGTGGCACCACagagggcaggggcacagctcccagctcagctctgtctgCTTTGAAGGTGCCTTTGAGATCGAGATCAATGGGCAGTtggtcttctccaagctggagAACGGAGGCTTTCCCTACGAGAAGGATGTAAGTACCCAGCTGGGGTCCTCCCTGGGGGCCAGGGGGAGGTTGGGCTTTGCAGTGGGCTCCTCTCTGACTGTTCTTGCCCCTCAGTGTCTCCATTTCAccaccctccagctctgcccaagCTCTGCTGAAGCCTCACGATCCCCTTGGGCGTT belongs to Dryobates pubescens isolate bDryPub1 chromosome 36, bDryPub1.pri, whole genome shotgun sequence and includes:
- the MIEN1 gene encoding migration and invasion enhancer 1, coding for MSGGAEAGAGAGAEAGRRVHIVVEYCEPCGFEATYQELASAVKEEYPDIEIESRLGGTGAFEIEINGQLVFSKLENGGFPYEKDLIEAIRRARNGEPLEKITNSRPPCVIL